In a genomic window of Pseudomonas oryzihabitans:
- a CDS encoding PAS domain-containing sensor histidine kinase, with product MSQFLAIGLFEYDPCNALWRADAACAAMLDRDVDELARGIPEAELLAELHSATAAPLGLLPKAGMAWEAWRQGADGQRRHLQFQRREDGGVLLDVTAQRQHQAELWQGEAFKRSVMVCSVDCIKLIDLEGRLEYMNPGGLMVMEIDDFIPFQGRYWADLWPEEQRQEVQAAIEAARQGGIGRFTGLAPTAKGTLRWWDVVVTPILGDDGRPQQFLSISRDVSETVRTREALDELNRNLEERIEARSQELVALEDELRQAQKMEAIGQLTGGIAHDFNNLLTGIVGSLDLMRRRVQQGRIQELERYLDTATRSAENAAALTQRLLAFARRQVLEPRPVDAGQLVQGMHELLRHSLGKKIRKDVHLAEDLWLLHCDPHQLENAILNLAINARDAMPEGGGLSIRVENVSGPLSVGLPAETLEGDFVRIQVCDTGTGMDADTLKRACEPFFTTKPCGRGTGLGLSMIYGFVRQSGGQVEIHSVLGEGTCISLYLPRLLAQPAEETTVDDAEGPVLPEVSGDCALIVEEEREVRVIISDALAELGYTPLAVSDSATAVALIGSGSLRIDLLVTSLGLAGLDGRQLAEQARATTPGLPVLYLSGQADPASLPELAEDGVELIGKPFGLEELARCVGRLRPGV from the coding sequence ATGTCTCAGTTCCTTGCCATCGGACTGTTTGAATACGACCCCTGCAATGCCCTGTGGCGCGCAGACGCCGCCTGTGCGGCCATGCTGGATCGCGATGTCGATGAGCTCGCCCGTGGGATCCCCGAGGCTGAGCTGCTCGCTGAGCTGCACAGCGCCACTGCCGCGCCCCTGGGCTTATTGCCGAAAGCAGGTATGGCCTGGGAGGCATGGCGCCAAGGCGCGGATGGCCAGCGGCGCCACCTGCAATTCCAGCGTCGCGAGGACGGCGGAGTGCTGCTCGACGTCACCGCGCAGCGCCAGCACCAGGCCGAACTCTGGCAGGGCGAGGCCTTCAAGCGCAGCGTGATGGTCTGCAGCGTCGATTGCATCAAACTGATCGACTTGGAAGGTCGCCTGGAATACATGAATCCAGGTGGTCTGATGGTCATGGAAATCGACGATTTCATTCCGTTCCAGGGCCGCTATTGGGCCGATCTCTGGCCCGAAGAACAGCGTCAGGAGGTACAGGCTGCCATCGAGGCGGCGCGCCAGGGGGGCATCGGTCGTTTCACTGGCCTGGCCCCGACCGCCAAGGGCACGCTCCGTTGGTGGGACGTGGTGGTCACGCCGATCCTCGGTGATGACGGCCGCCCCCAGCAGTTCCTGTCCATTTCCCGCGACGTCAGCGAGACGGTGAGGACACGCGAGGCGCTGGATGAACTCAATCGCAACCTCGAAGAACGCATCGAGGCCCGCAGCCAGGAACTGGTAGCGCTGGAGGACGAGCTGCGCCAGGCGCAGAAGATGGAGGCCATCGGCCAACTCACCGGTGGCATCGCCCACGACTTCAACAATCTCCTGACCGGCATCGTCGGCTCCCTCGACCTGATGCGTCGCCGGGTGCAGCAAGGCCGCATCCAGGAGCTGGAACGCTACCTGGACACCGCCACCCGTTCGGCCGAGAACGCTGCGGCCCTTACCCAGCGGCTGTTGGCCTTCGCTCGGCGCCAGGTGCTGGAGCCCCGTCCGGTGGATGCCGGCCAACTGGTGCAGGGCATGCACGAATTGCTGCGCCATAGCCTGGGCAAGAAGATTCGCAAGGATGTCCACCTGGCCGAGGATCTCTGGCTGTTGCACTGCGATCCGCACCAGCTGGAAAACGCCATCCTCAACCTCGCCATCAACGCGCGCGATGCCATGCCCGAGGGCGGTGGCCTGAGCATTCGGGTGGAGAACGTCAGCGGACCCTTGAGCGTTGGCTTGCCCGCGGAGACGCTGGAGGGAGATTTCGTCCGTATCCAGGTCTGCGACACCGGCACCGGGATGGATGCCGATACCTTGAAGCGTGCCTGCGAGCCTTTCTTCACCACCAAGCCCTGCGGCCGCGGGACCGGGCTGGGGCTGTCGATGATCTATGGCTTCGTGCGGCAATCGGGCGGCCAGGTGGAAATCCACTCGGTACTGGGCGAGGGCACCTGTATCAGCCTCTATCTACCGCGGCTGCTCGCCCAGCCCGCCGAGGAAACCACTGTCGACGACGCCGAAGGTCCAGTGCTGCCGGAGGTCTCCGGCGATTGCGCACTGATCGTCGAGGAAGAGCGCGAGGTCCGGGTGATCATCAGCGATGCCTTGGCCGAGCTGGGCTACACCCCGCTGGCAGTTAGCGACAGCGCCACGGCCGTCGCCCTCATCGGTTCGGGCAGTCTGCGTATCGACCTCTTGGTGACCAGCCTTGGCCTGGCCGGGCTGGACGGTCGGCAACTGGCCGAGCAGGCCCGGGCAACCACCCCCGGTTTGCCGGTGCTCTATCTGTCCGGCCAAGCCGATCCGGCGTCCCTGCCGGAACTGGCGGAGGACGGCGTCGAACTCATCGGCAAACCCTTTGGCCTGGAAGAACTGGCGCGCTGCGTGGGGCGTCTGCGTCCAGGCGTCTGA
- the treA gene encoding alpha,alpha-trehalase TreA, which translates to MKCLPPAPPARMLALSLSIAFLAACAHHGDKSETATWSWRDATSARAVTPDQAYPELFVAVQQGKLFSDQKHFVDALPKRDPAAIRRDYLAQRNQPGFDLKAFVAANFEESGQVASPPPRANVDLATHIKELWPVLTRSAEEVPAYSSLLPLPKPYVVPGGRFREVYYWDSYFTMLGLAKDGERGRVRDMVDNFAYEIDTYGHIPNGNRSYYLSRSQPPFFAYMVDLQASLEGDSAYRRYLPELQKEYAYWMAGAQDLQAGQAKAHVIKLADGTLLNRYWDANDTPRQESYMEDLATAAQAKGRPAGEVYRDLRAGAESGWDFSSRWLADGKTLATIRTTALAPVDLNSLLYHLERTIAKACEKTGDATCVQAYSQKAKTRQQAIDRYLWNPAGYYTDFDWQAKRRTDTVTAATLFPLFVGLASQSSADQTAATVANQLLRPGGLATTTVKTGQQWDEPNGWAPLQWVAVDGLRRYQQNKLAADIGTRFLTQVQNLYNREQKLVEKYDLTGGQGGGGGEYQLQDGFGWTNGVTLKLLELYKPQSNAQ; encoded by the coding sequence ATGAAATGCCTGCCACCTGCGCCGCCCGCGCGGATGCTTGCCCTATCCCTGTCCATCGCCTTTCTCGCTGCCTGCGCCCATCACGGCGACAAGTCGGAAACCGCCACCTGGAGTTGGCGCGACGCCACCAGTGCGCGCGCCGTAACACCGGATCAGGCCTATCCCGAGCTGTTCGTCGCGGTACAGCAGGGCAAGCTGTTCAGCGACCAGAAGCATTTCGTCGATGCGCTGCCCAAGCGCGATCCGGCCGCCATTCGCCGCGACTACCTGGCGCAACGCAACCAGCCCGGCTTCGACCTCAAGGCCTTCGTTGCGGCCAACTTCGAGGAGTCCGGGCAGGTCGCGTCGCCACCGCCACGGGCCAATGTCGACCTGGCCACCCATATCAAGGAGCTCTGGCCGGTGCTCACCCGCAGTGCCGAGGAAGTCCCCGCCTACAGCAGCCTGCTGCCGCTGCCCAAACCCTACGTGGTGCCCGGTGGCCGCTTCCGCGAGGTCTACTACTGGGATTCCTACTTCACCATGCTCGGCCTGGCCAAGGACGGTGAACGCGGCCGGGTGCGCGACATGGTGGATAACTTCGCCTACGAGATCGATACCTACGGGCACATCCCCAATGGCAATCGCAGCTACTACCTGAGTCGCTCGCAGCCGCCGTTCTTCGCCTACATGGTCGATCTGCAGGCCAGCCTGGAGGGTGATTCCGCCTATCGCCGCTACCTGCCGGAACTCCAGAAGGAGTACGCCTACTGGATGGCGGGTGCGCAGGATCTGCAAGCGGGCCAGGCCAAGGCGCACGTGATCAAGCTGGCCGATGGCACCCTGCTCAATCGCTACTGGGATGCCAACGACACTCCACGCCAGGAATCCTACATGGAAGACCTGGCCACTGCGGCCCAGGCCAAGGGCCGTCCTGCCGGCGAGGTCTATCGCGACCTGCGCGCCGGCGCCGAGAGCGGCTGGGACTTCTCCTCGCGCTGGCTCGCCGATGGCAAGACCCTGGCGACCATCCGCACCACCGCCCTCGCCCCGGTGGACCTGAACAGCCTGCTCTATCACCTGGAGCGGACCATCGCCAAGGCCTGCGAGAAGACCGGCGACGCCACTTGCGTCCAGGCCTACAGCCAGAAGGCCAAGACTCGCCAGCAGGCCATCGACCGCTACCTATGGAATCCGGCCGGTTACTACACCGACTTCGACTGGCAGGCCAAGCGCCGTACCGACACCGTCACCGCCGCTACCCTGTTCCCCCTGTTCGTCGGTCTCGCCAGCCAGAGCAGTGCCGACCAGACGGCAGCGACCGTGGCCAATCAGCTGCTACGTCCCGGCGGCCTCGCCACCACCACGGTCAAGACCGGCCAGCAATGGGACGAACCCAACGGCTGGGCGCCGCTTCAATGGGTCGCCGTGGACGGACTGCGCCGCTATCAGCAGAACAAGCTGGCGGCGGACATCGGCACGCGCTTCCTCACCCAGGTGCAGAACCTCTACAACCGTGAGCAGAAGCTGGTGGAGAAATACGATCTCACCGGCGGCCAGGGCGGCGGTGGTGGTGAGTACCAGCTGCAGGACGGCTTCGGCTGGACCAACGGCGTGACCCTCAAGCTGCTGGAACTCTACAAACCACAGTCCAACGCGCAATAG
- a CDS encoding ABC transporter ATP-binding protein, which translates to MALSSSFAIVQLQMRRAAGLVWSTSPALMIGLILATLVAGLLPALAAWLGQRIVDAVVAAMRLHAEQGAAPLWPVLKFVLAEAGVLAALAAAQRLLSVQQSLLRVRLGQTVNLLILEKAQTLSLAQFEDADFYDKLVRARREASVRPLALVTKSLTLLQNLISLVSFAVLLVHFSPWALVLLVVGALPVFLAEARFSGDAFRLFSRRAPETRRQTYLETLLSHEAYIKEVKLFGLAPLLLERYRTTFAKLYAEDRRLTLRRDGWGFVFGLLGTLAFYAAYAWVVLDTVRGRLSLGQMTLYLTLFRQGQASVSASLTAVGGLYEDSLYLSNLYDYLGQPTSAEGGSLTAGNQPGDGLRFEGVGFTYPGATAPTLQDISFHLALGQSLALVGANGSGKTTLIKLLTRLHAPTRGRILLDGSDLQDWQPAALHRRIGVIFQDFIRYQLSAGENLGVGDTQAFNDETRWRKAAEQGLADEVIAGLRQGYETQLGRWFMGGQELSGGQWQKIALSRAYMREDADILVLDEPTAALDAAAEAVIFERFRAQAQQRMTLLISHRFSSVRNADQILVLERGEIRERGDHAQLLANGGRYAQLFDLQARGYR; encoded by the coding sequence ATGGCCCTCTCCAGCTCCTTCGCTATCGTCCAATTGCAGATGCGCCGCGCCGCCGGCCTGGTGTGGAGTACTTCGCCGGCTCTAATGATCGGGCTGATTCTGGCTACCCTGGTGGCGGGTCTTTTGCCGGCGCTGGCCGCCTGGTTGGGGCAGCGTATCGTCGACGCCGTGGTGGCGGCCATGCGGCTGCATGCCGAGCAAGGTGCGGCACCGCTGTGGCCGGTGCTGAAGTTCGTGCTCGCCGAAGCCGGGGTGCTGGCGGCCCTCGCCGCCGCCCAGCGGCTACTGTCGGTACAGCAGTCGCTGTTGCGGGTGCGCCTGGGGCAGACGGTCAACCTGCTGATTCTGGAAAAGGCCCAGACCCTGTCACTGGCGCAATTCGAGGATGCCGACTTCTACGACAAGCTGGTACGGGCGCGGCGCGAGGCCTCGGTGCGGCCGCTGGCGCTGGTGACCAAGTCCCTGACCCTGCTGCAGAACCTCATTTCGCTGGTCAGCTTCGCCGTGCTGCTGGTGCACTTCTCGCCCTGGGCATTGGTGTTGCTGGTGGTGGGCGCCCTGCCGGTGTTCCTGGCCGAGGCACGCTTCTCGGGCGATGCCTTCCGCCTGTTCAGCCGCCGCGCGCCCGAGACGCGCCGCCAGACCTATCTGGAGACACTGCTGTCCCACGAGGCTTACATCAAGGAGGTCAAGCTGTTCGGCCTCGCGCCGCTGCTGCTGGAGCGCTATCGCACCACCTTCGCCAAGCTCTATGCCGAGGATCGCCGCCTGACCCTGAGACGCGACGGCTGGGGCTTCGTCTTCGGCCTGTTGGGCACCCTCGCCTTCTACGCCGCCTACGCCTGGGTGGTGCTCGACACGGTGCGCGGCCGCCTGAGCCTGGGCCAGATGACCCTTTACCTGACCCTGTTCCGCCAGGGCCAGGCCTCGGTCAGCGCCAGTCTAACCGCCGTGGGCGGGCTCTACGAAGACAGCCTCTACCTGAGCAATCTCTACGACTATCTTGGCCAGCCGACCAGCGCCGAGGGCGGCAGCCTGACCGCCGGCAACCAGCCGGGCGATGGTCTGAGATTCGAAGGCGTGGGCTTCACCTATCCAGGCGCGACGGCGCCGACCCTGCAGGACATCAGCTTCCACCTGGCACTGGGTCAGAGCCTGGCGCTGGTGGGCGCCAACGGTTCGGGCAAGACCACCCTGATCAAGCTGCTGACCCGGCTGCACGCGCCCACCCGGGGGCGCATCCTGCTCGATGGCAGCGATCTGCAGGATTGGCAGCCGGCGGCACTGCACCGGCGCATCGGCGTCATCTTCCAGGACTTCATCCGCTACCAGCTCAGCGCCGGCGAGAATCTCGGCGTCGGCGATACCCAGGCCTTCAACGACGAGACACGCTGGCGCAAGGCCGCCGAGCAGGGCCTGGCCGACGAGGTCATCGCCGGGTTGCGCCAAGGGTACGAGACGCAACTCGGGCGCTGGTTCATGGGGGGCCAGGAGCTGTCCGGCGGCCAATGGCAGAAGATCGCCCTGTCGCGGGCCTATATGCGCGAAGACGCCGACATCCTGGTGCTGGATGAACCCACCGCCGCCCTGGACGCCGCTGCCGAAGCGGTGATCTTCGAACGCTTCCGCGCCCAGGCACAGCAGCGCATGACGCTGCTCATCTCGCACCGTTTCTCCAGCGTGCGCAACGCCGATCAGATCCTTGTGCTGGAACGAGGTGAAATTCGCGAGCGGGGCGACCATGCCCAGTTGCTGGCCAACGGTGGCCGCTATGCGCAGCTGTTCGATCTGCAGGCGCGGGGTTATCGCTGA
- a CDS encoding GGDEF domain-containing protein, with the protein MNSPDDAQRLHALSELQILDSGTEAAYEDLVALACQLTRAPVAFITLADRNRLWFKACQGMVVDELPVESSLCHLAILTPRQPFIVEDLQNDPRVAHLKIAPGLERMRSYLGVPLLDPHGVALGTLCVLDDQVRHFEAGQIDSLQRLARQITRLLQQRETLHKLEELDINFSAFMNNGPFIAYIKDRDWCFSYVNEPFLHQLGLTRDEVIGKDDYAFWPESAPRFRQIDEQVLRELKPSRLIERMTALDGRRIFWQSYKFPLVTRHGIALAGLSVDITEHIEQQHMLEASQRQLLDMMQAAEQRSVTDALTGLYNRRAFDLRLAEHLARAEEKGTPLSLLLIDVDHFKAYNDAYGHQAGDIALQDISRLLQQSCRDVDASFRYGGEEFAILLPGATVCAAQRVAERCRAAVANHTWTRRAITLSIGVATHAPGMNAYVLTERADQALYAAKAAGRNRVAG; encoded by the coding sequence ATGAATTCACCCGATGACGCCCAGCGTCTCCACGCCTTGAGTGAGCTACAGATTCTCGACAGTGGGACCGAAGCGGCCTACGAGGATCTCGTGGCCCTGGCGTGCCAGCTCACCCGCGCGCCGGTCGCCTTCATCACCCTGGCCGACCGCAACCGGCTGTGGTTCAAGGCTTGCCAGGGAATGGTGGTAGACGAGCTGCCCGTCGAGTCTTCCTTGTGTCACCTGGCGATCCTCACGCCGCGGCAACCCTTCATCGTCGAAGACCTGCAGAACGATCCTCGGGTCGCCCACCTCAAGATAGCGCCGGGCCTGGAGCGGATGCGCTCCTATCTGGGGGTTCCCCTGCTCGACCCGCACGGCGTCGCCCTCGGCACGCTCTGCGTGCTGGACGATCAGGTGCGCCACTTCGAGGCCGGTCAGATCGACAGCCTGCAGCGTCTGGCGCGGCAGATCACCCGGTTGCTGCAGCAACGCGAGACCTTGCACAAGCTGGAAGAGCTGGACATCAACTTTTCCGCCTTCATGAACAATGGCCCCTTCATCGCCTACATCAAGGACCGTGACTGGTGCTTCTCCTATGTCAACGAACCCTTTCTGCATCAACTGGGCCTGACCCGCGACGAAGTCATCGGCAAGGATGACTACGCCTTCTGGCCAGAATCGGCGCCGCGCTTCCGCCAGATCGATGAACAGGTGCTGCGCGAACTCAAGCCGAGTCGACTCATCGAGCGCATGACCGCCCTGGATGGCCGGCGGATCTTCTGGCAGTCCTACAAGTTTCCCCTGGTCACCCGCCACGGTATCGCCCTGGCCGGTCTCTCGGTGGACATCACCGAGCACATCGAGCAGCAGCACATGCTGGAGGCGTCCCAGCGGCAGCTGCTGGACATGATGCAAGCGGCCGAGCAGCGTAGCGTCACGGATGCCCTGACCGGTCTCTACAATCGCCGCGCCTTCGATCTGCGCCTCGCGGAACACCTGGCGCGTGCCGAGGAAAAGGGCACGCCCCTGTCGCTGCTGTTGATCGACGTCGACCATTTCAAGGCCTACAACGATGCCTATGGTCATCAAGCCGGCGACATCGCCCTGCAGGACATCAGTCGCCTGTTGCAGCAGAGCTGTCGCGATGTCGATGCCAGCTTCCGCTACGGCGGCGAAGAATTCGCCATCCTGCTGCCAGGCGCCACCGTGTGCGCAGCCCAACGGGTGGCAGAGCGCTGCCGCGCCGCCGTCGCCAACCATACCTGGACCCGGCGGGCCATCACCTTGAGCATTGGCGTGGCTACCCATGCGCCCGGCATGAATGCCTATGTCCTCACCGAAAGGGCCGACCAGGCGCTCTATGCCGCCAAGGCCGCAGGGCGCAATCGGGTGGCTGGCTGA
- a CDS encoding MGH1-like glycoside hydrolase domain-containing protein has translation MTAHPAPGILHTREGQRLADSDAAAWRQWGPYLSERQWATVREDYSADGDAWRYFPHDHARSRAYRWGEDGLAGFSDKAQQWCLGLALWNERDPFLKERLFGLTNAEGNHGEDVKELYFYLDGVPSHAYQKMLYKYPHAAFPYAQLTEENARRGLEDREFEILDTGVFDQDRYFDVTIEYAKHTPDDILMRVTVENRGAERAKLRVLPQVWSRNTWAWTGTPPRAMLSLEGEQLRASYFDRSDLVVNAWGPQEVEWLFCNNETNLPRLTGEAVEGPFKDGINDYVVKGAREAIRRDFGSKAAAHFAVELDGGAKTVVYLRLAPTNALAIDADAVFEERIAEANAFYAALQEKISDPDARLVQRQALAGLLWSKQLYYFEVNRWLNGDPAQPTPPLQRAKIRNAHWRHLVNFDIVSMPDKWEYPWYASWDLAFQAVAYALIDPGFAKQQLLLLVKDRFMHPNGQLPAYEWNFEDANPPVHAWATWHVYLQEKSLTGVGDRAFLERVFHKLLLNFSWWINRKDAEGRNIFQGGFLGLDNIALFDRSAPLPPGYHLDQADGTAWMAAYALDLMRIALELAKENPVYVDLGIKFFEHFLHIANAINHSDNREDGLWDEQDEFFYDVLRKADGSAEPLRLRSIVGLIPLFAVQVLEQREHEGLQGLGGRLRSFLRQRPDLARLVSRWTEPGQGNRFLLSLLRGHRTKLLLKRMLDGEEFLSDYGIRSLSKAHAEKPFEMRQADGNLLSARYQPAESDSYLYGGNSNWRGPLWMPINYMLIESLYEFHRYYADKFSVEYPSGSGYLANLEEVADGLSHRLTRLFLKDADGKRPSMVDYPQLQNDPRSRDLVLFHEYFHGDNGRGLGASHQTGWSALVALLLQPRR, from the coding sequence ATGACCGCACATCCCGCCCCGGGCATCCTGCATACCCGAGAAGGCCAGCGCCTGGCTGATAGCGACGCCGCCGCCTGGCGGCAGTGGGGGCCCTATCTGAGCGAGCGCCAGTGGGCCACGGTCCGTGAAGACTACAGTGCCGATGGCGATGCCTGGCGCTACTTTCCCCATGATCATGCGCGCAGTCGTGCCTATCGCTGGGGCGAGGATGGTCTCGCCGGCTTTTCCGACAAAGCCCAACAATGGTGCCTGGGCCTCGCCCTGTGGAACGAACGCGATCCCTTCCTCAAGGAGCGCCTGTTCGGCTTGACCAACGCCGAGGGCAACCATGGCGAAGACGTCAAGGAGCTGTACTTCTATCTGGACGGTGTCCCGAGTCACGCCTACCAGAAGATGCTCTACAAGTATCCCCACGCCGCCTTCCCCTACGCCCAGCTCACCGAGGAGAACGCCCGCCGCGGTCTCGAGGATCGCGAGTTCGAGATCCTCGACACCGGCGTCTTCGACCAGGATCGCTATTTCGACGTCACCATCGAATACGCCAAGCACACCCCCGACGACATCCTGATGCGGGTGACGGTGGAGAACCGCGGCGCCGAACGCGCCAAGCTGCGGGTGCTGCCACAGGTCTGGTCGCGCAACACCTGGGCCTGGACCGGCACCCCGCCGCGCGCCATGCTCAGCCTGGAAGGCGAGCAACTGCGCGCCAGCTACTTCGACCGCTCCGACCTGGTCGTCAATGCCTGGGGCCCCCAAGAAGTCGAGTGGCTGTTCTGTAACAACGAAACCAACCTGCCCCGCCTCACCGGCGAGGCTGTCGAAGGTCCCTTCAAGGACGGCATCAACGACTACGTGGTGAAGGGCGCCCGGGAAGCGATCCGCCGCGATTTCGGCAGCAAGGCCGCGGCCCACTTCGCCGTGGAACTGGACGGGGGGGCCAAGACGGTGGTCTATCTGCGCCTGGCGCCCACCAATGCCCTGGCGATAGACGCGGATGCGGTATTCGAGGAGCGGATCGCCGAGGCCAACGCCTTCTATGCCGCCCTGCAGGAAAAGATCAGCGACCCTGATGCCCGCCTGGTGCAACGCCAGGCCCTGGCCGGCCTGCTCTGGTCCAAGCAGCTCTATTATTTCGAGGTCAATCGCTGGCTCAACGGCGACCCGGCCCAGCCGACCCCGCCGCTGCAGCGCGCCAAGATCCGCAATGCCCACTGGCGGCACCTGGTCAATTTCGACATCGTCTCCATGCCCGACAAGTGGGAGTACCCCTGGTACGCCTCCTGGGACCTGGCCTTCCAGGCGGTGGCCTACGCCCTCATCGATCCCGGCTTCGCCAAGCAGCAACTGCTGTTGCTGGTGAAGGACAGATTCATGCACCCCAATGGCCAACTGCCGGCCTACGAGTGGAATTTCGAGGATGCCAACCCACCGGTACACGCCTGGGCCACCTGGCACGTCTACCTGCAGGAAAAGTCCCTGACCGGCGTCGGCGACCGGGCCTTCCTCGAGCGCGTCTTCCACAAGCTGCTGCTGAACTTCTCCTGGTGGATCAACCGCAAGGACGCGGAAGGTCGCAACATCTTCCAGGGGGGCTTCCTCGGCCTGGACAACATCGCCCTCTTCGATCGCTCGGCGCCGCTGCCCCCTGGCTATCACCTGGACCAGGCCGACGGCACCGCCTGGATGGCCGCCTATGCCCTGGACCTGATGCGCATCGCCCTGGAGCTGGCCAAGGAAAACCCGGTCTATGTCGACCTGGGAATCAAGTTCTTCGAGCACTTCCTGCACATCGCCAACGCCATCAACCACAGCGACAACCGTGAAGACGGCCTCTGGGACGAGCAGGACGAATTTTTCTACGATGTCCTGCGCAAGGCGGACGGCAGTGCCGAGCCGCTACGCCTGAGGTCCATCGTCGGGCTCATCCCGCTGTTCGCCGTCCAGGTACTGGAACAGCGCGAGCACGAAGGCCTGCAGGGCCTCGGCGGCCGGTTGCGCAGCTTCCTGCGGCAGCGACCGGACCTCGCCCGCCTGGTCTCGCGTTGGACCGAGCCAGGCCAGGGCAATAGATTCCTGCTTTCCCTGCTGCGTGGCCATCGCACCAAGCTGCTGCTCAAGCGCATGCTCGACGGCGAGGAATTCCTTTCCGACTACGGCATCCGCTCCCTGTCCAAGGCCCATGCGGAAAAGCCCTTCGAGATGCGCCAGGCCGATGGCAACCTGCTCAGCGCCCGCTACCAGCCGGCGGAATCGGACTCGTATCTCTACGGCGGCAACTCCAATTGGCGCGGGCCGTTGTGGATGCCGATCAACTACATGCTCATCGAGTCGCTGTATGAGTTCCACCGCTATTACGCCGACAAATTCTCGGTCGAATACCCCAGCGGCTCCGGTTACCTGGCCAACCTGGAAGAGGTGGCCGATGGTCTCAGCCACCGCCTGACCCGGCTGTTCCTCAAGGATGCCGACGGCAAGCGGCCGAGCATGGTCGACTATCCGCAGCTGCAGAACGATCCACGCAGCCGCGATCTGGTGCTGTTCCACGAGTACTTCCATGGCGATAACGGCCGTGGTCTCGGGGCATCGCACCAAACCGGCTGGAGCGCCCTGGTGGCGTTGCTGCTGCAGCCCAGACGCTGA
- the mqo gene encoding malate dehydrogenase (quinone): MLKKMTGALLGVAIASALGTAHADDVKKVDVLLIGGGIMSSTLGIWLNELEPNWTLEMVERLDKVADESSNGWNNAGTGHSALAELNYTPEDKDGKVSISKAIEINEAFQISRQFWSWQVKNGVLKDPKSFINSTPHMSFVWGDDNIAFLKKRYEALKASPLFSGMQYSEDPAQIKQWVPLMMEGRDPQQKVAATWSPLGTDVNFGEITRQFVANLQSKPNFKLNLSSEVENITRNADGSWRVEYKNLQDGKKTETDAKFVFIGAGGGALHLLQKSGIPEANDYAGFPVGGSFLVTDNPAIAQQHLAKAYGKASVGAPPMSVPHLDTRMLDGKRVILFGPFATFSTKFLKQGSYLDLLTSTNTHNAWPMVRVGVAEYPLVEYLAGQLMLSDDDRLAALREYFPNAKKEDWRLWQAGQRVQIIKRDADKGGVLKLGTEIVAAKDGSIAGLLGASPGASTAAPIMLSVLEKVFKDKVATPEWQAKLHQIVPSYGTKLNSDPARVQQEWNYTAEVLQLATPPVATGSQPAKPTVAAPRADKAANDMAL, translated from the coding sequence ATGTTGAAGAAAATGACTGGCGCGCTGCTCGGCGTGGCTATCGCCTCCGCCCTGGGCACCGCGCACGCCGACGACGTCAAGAAGGTCGACGTCCTGCTGATCGGCGGCGGCATCATGAGTTCCACCCTGGGCATCTGGCTGAACGAGCTGGAGCCGAACTGGACCCTGGAAATGGTCGAGCGCCTGGACAAGGTCGCCGACGAAAGCTCCAACGGCTGGAACAATGCCGGTACCGGCCACTCCGCCCTGGCCGAGCTGAACTACACCCCCGAAGACAAGGACGGCAAGGTCAGCATCTCCAAGGCCATCGAGATCAACGAAGCCTTCCAGATCTCCCGTCAATTCTGGTCCTGGCAGGTCAAGAACGGCGTCCTCAAGGACCCGAAGAGCTTCATCAACAGCACCCCGCACATGAGCTTCGTCTGGGGTGACGACAACATCGCCTTCCTCAAGAAGCGCTACGAAGCGCTGAAGGCCAGCCCGCTGTTCTCCGGCATGCAGTACTCCGAAGATCCGGCGCAGATCAAGCAGTGGGTTCCGCTGATGATGGAAGGTCGCGATCCCCAGCAGAAGGTCGCCGCCACCTGGAGCCCGCTGGGTACCGACGTCAACTTCGGCGAGATCACCCGCCAGTTCGTCGCCAACCTGCAGTCCAAGCCGAACTTCAAGCTGAACCTGTCCAGCGAAGTCGAGAACATCACCCGCAATGCCGACGGCAGCTGGCGCGTGGAGTACAAGAACCTCCAGGACGGCAAGAAGACCGAGACCGACGCCAAGTTCGTCTTCATCGGTGCCGGCGGCGGCGCCCTGCACCTGCTGCAGAAGTCGGGCATTCCCGAAGCCAACGACTACGCCGGCTTCCCGGTGGGTGGCTCCTTCCTGGTCACCGACAATCCCGCGATCGCCCAGCAGCACCTGGCCAAGGCCTATGGCAAGGCGTCGGTCGGCGCGCCGCCGATGTCGGTTCCGCACCTGGATACCCGCATGCTCGATGGCAAGCGCGTGATCCTGTTCGGGCCCTTCGCCACCTTCTCCACCAAGTTCCTCAAGCAGGGTTCCTACCTGGACCTGCTGACCAGCACCAACACCCACAACGCCTGGCCGATGGTGCGCGTGGGCGTGGCCGAATACCCGCTGGTGGAATACCTCGCCGGTCAGCTGATGCTGTCGGATGACGACCGCCTGGCCGCCCTGCGCGAGTATTTCCCCAACGCCAAGAAGGAAGACTGGCGCCTGTGGCAAGCCGGTCAGCGCGTGCAGATCATCAAGCGTGACGCCGACAAGGGTGGCGTGCTCAAGCTCGGCACCGAGATCGTCGCCGCCAAGGACGGCAGCATCGCCGGCCTGCTGGGTGCCTCTCCGGGTGCCTCTACCGCCGCGCCGATCATGCTGAGCGTGCTGGAGAAGGTGTTCAAGGACAAGGTAGCCACGCCGGAGTGGCAGGCCAAGCTGCACCAGATCGTGCCCAGCTACGGCACCAAGCTGAACAGCGACCCCGCCCGCGTGCAGCAGGAGTGGAACTACACCGCCGAGGTGCTGCAACTGGCCACCCCGCCGGTCGCCACCGGCAGCCAGCCCGCCAAGCCCACGGTCGCCGCCCCGCGCGCCGACAAGGCCGCCAACGACATGGCGCTCTGA